A segment of the Streptomyces sp. P9-A2 genome:
GCCCAGCTGGAAGCGGACACGAGGCTGCGCCGCACCTCCGTGTTCATGCACGGCAACCGCGTGGTGCGGTGCATGGAGGTCGAGGGCGACCTGGCCGCGGCACTGCGCCACGTGGCCGGCCAGCCCGAGATCCGGGCTATCGAAACGGCCATAGACCCCCACCTGGAGCAGGAGCGGGATCTGTCCGACCCCGGCTCGGCGCGGGTGTTCTTCACCCGGGCCGCGCTCCCCTCCGTGCACCACGTCCGCGCGGACGGCCCCGAGCCCGCCGGTCTGCGGCGGCACGCGCTGTACTACCCGGCCGTCGAGGGACAGGGCATGGAGCTGGCCCGGTTCCTCTCCCATCAGGACGAGGCCGCGGTCGGCGACCCGGACAGCCGCATCTTCATGAGCACCGTCTTCCAGCGCGACGACATCGTGGTCCGCATGGTCGACGTCACCGGCGCCTTCGACGTCGACCCCGAATGGGCCCTGGGCGTCAAGGGCCCGGGGAAGGCGGCGGAGCTGGAGCGGCTCCTGGACGGCGCGGCGGTCGGCGTCGACGCCCCTCTGAACTCGGAGCGCAACCTGAACCGGCTGCTGTCGCACGCCGACATGCTGCTCGTCACCGATCGCAGCGCGGTGGATTCCTGACGGCAAACCGTGATGACGACCGCGGCCGCCCCGCCCGGACGTCTCCCGCCCCACCCGGAGGTACCAACCATGTCCCAACAGCATCCACGCATCGTGGACCTGAGCGAGACGGAACCCAACAGAAGGCGCGGAGGCGATCTCAGGACCCTCCTCACCCCGGCCACGGTGGGTTCCACCAGCGGCTTCATGGGTCTGGCCGTCATACAGCCCGGTGAGCGCATCGGCGAGCACTACCACCCGTACTCCGAGGAGTTCGTGTACGTCGTCAGCGGCGCGCTCGAAGTCGACCTGGACGGGGAGCCGTTCGCGCTGCGGGCCGAGCAGGGTCTGATGATCCCGATCGACATGCGGCACCGCTTCCGCAACGTCTCCGACGCCGAGGCCCGCATGGTCTTCCACCTGGGCCCGCTGGCCCCCCATCCGAGCCTCGGTCACGTCGACACCGAGGAGAACGCCGGCTCCGAGGCCGGCCCTCAGCTGACCGTGGGCGGGCCGGTCGCGTCCGGGACCGGGCAGGGCCGGCCGGCCGGACGCAGCGAGGCCATAAAGTGACCCGGCGGGTAGCCGTCACCGGTATCGGGGTGGTCGCTCCGGGCGGCACCGGGGCGACGGCGTTCTGGGACCTTCTGTCGGCCGGCCGCACCGCGACCCGCGGCATCACCCTGTTCGACCCGAGCGGGCTGCGCTCGCGGATAGCGGCCGAGTGCGACTTCGACCCGTTCGATCACGGTCTCGACCCGGACCTGTGCCAGCACGCCGACCGGTACATCCAGTTCGCCGCGGTCGCCGCCGACGAGGCGGTCCACGACTCCGGGCTCGACCCGGGGGGCGAGGACGGCTGGCGCACCGCGGTGTCGCTGGGCAGCGCGGTCGGCGGCACCACCCGGCTGGAGCACGACTACGTCCGGGTCAGCGAGCACGGCTCGCGCTGGGACGTGGACCACCGGGCCGCCGACCCGAAACTGCACCTGGCGTTCCAGCCGAGCACGCTCGCCGCGGTCGTCGCCGAGCGGTTCGGCGCGCGGGGCCCGGTGCAGACCGTCTCCACCGGCTGCACCTCGGGGCTCGACGCGGTCGGGTACGGCTTCCACACCATCGCCGAGGGCCGGGCCGACGTCTGCATCGCCGGGGCGTCCGACTCGCCGATCTCGCCGATCACGATGGCGTGCTTCGACGCCATCAAGGCGACGTCGCCGAACAACGACGACCCGGAGCACGCCTCCCGTCCCTTCGACGCCCACCGCGACGGGTTCGTGATGGGCGAGGGCGCGGCGGTGCTGGTCCTCGAGGAGTACGAGCACGCACGGGCCCGCGGGGCACGGATCCACTGCGAGATCGGCGGGTACGCCACCTTCGGCAACGCCTACCACATGACCGGTCTGACCACCGAGGGCCTGGAGATGGCGCGGGCCATCGACAGCACGCTCGACCAGGCCCGTCTCGACCCCACACTGATCGACTACGTCAACGCCCACGGTTCCGGCACCCGGCAGAACGACCGGCACGAGACGGCCGCGGTGAAGCGGTCGCTCGGCGCCCACGCGTACGACACGCCCATGAGCTCCATCAAGTCGATGGTGGGGCACTCGCTGGGCGCGATCGGCGCGATCGAGGTGGTGGCCTGCGTGCTCGCCCTGAAGCACCAGGCCGTACCGCCGACGGCGAACTACGAGACCCCCGACCCCGAGTGCGACCTGGACTATGTGCCGCGCACCGCCCGCCCCCGGAAGCTGAGGAACGTGCTCTCCGTCGGCAGCGGGTTCGGCGGCTTCCAGTCCGCGGTGCTGCTGACCGGGCCGGGCGGGAGGACACCATGAGTACTCAGCGCCTCCGCCGCGCGGCCATCACCGGCATCGGGGTGATCGCGCCCAACGGACAGCGGACCGACGCCTACTGGAAGTCCGTCAGCGAAGGCATCGGCGTGCTGGACCGGATCACCCGCGAGGGCTGCGGTCATCTGCCGCTGCGGGTGGCGGGCGAGGTCCGCTCCTTCGACGCGGCGGCCCTCATCGAGGACCGGTTCCTGGTCCAGACCGACCGGTTCAGTCATTTCGCGATGGCGGCCGCCGCCCTCGCCCTCGACGACGCCGGGCTCGGCAGCGGGGAACCCGCGGATCCGTTCTCCATCGGCGTGGTCACCGCGGCCGGTTCCGGCGGCGGTGAGTTCGGGCAGCGTGAGCTGCAGAAACTCTGGGGGCAGGGCCCTCGGTTCGTCGGCCCGTACCAGTCCATCGCCTGGTTCTACGCCGCGAGCACCGGCCAGATCTCCATCCGCAGCGGTTTCAAGGGCCCGTGCGGGGTGGTCGCGAGCGACGAGGCCGGCGGCCTCGACTGCCTCGCGCACGCCGCCGGGGCGGTCCGGCGTGGCACCGACACGATGATCGTCGGTGCCGCGGAGGCCCCGCTGGCCCCGTACTCGATGGTCTGCCAGCTCGGTTATCCCGAGATCAGCACCGTCGAGGACCCGGATCTCGCCTACCGTCCCTTCACCTCGAAGGCCTGCGGGTTCGTGCCCGCCGAGGGCGGTGCGCTGCTCGTCGTCGAGGACGAGGACCGCGCCCGCGAGCGTGGGGTGCCGGTGCGGGCCACCCTCGCCGGCCATGCCGCCACCTTCACCGGTGCCTCCCGCTGGGAGGAGTCTCGGGAGGGTCTGGCCCGGGCGATCCGCGGCGCCCTCGACGAGGCGGGCGCCGCGCCGGAGGACATCGACGTGGTGTTCGCCGACGCGATGGGCGTACCGGAGGCGGACCGCGCCGAGGCGCTGGCGATCGCCGACGCGCTGGGCGCGCACGGCGGGCGGGTCCCCGTCACGGCGCCCAAGACGGGTTTCGGACGGGCCCACTGCGCGGCACCCGTGCTGGACACGGTGGCCGCGGTGCTCGCCATGGAACACGGTCAGGTGCCCCCCACACCCAACGTGTTCGACATCTGCCACGACCTCGACCTGGTCATGTCGCGCGCTCGGCCCGCCGAGCTGCGCACCGCCCTCGTCCTCAGCAGGGGACTCATGGGCTCCAACGCGGCGCTGGTCGTGCGCCGCGGTGGCGAATCCGCCCGGTAGGCCCGGGCGGGGAAGGAGCAGACCCTCATGATCACCACCGAAGTGACCGTCGACGAACTGGCCGTCCTGATGAAGAAGGCGGCCGGTATCACCGTCGACCCGCAGGAGCTGAAGCAGTCCGCGGAGTCCCCCTTCGATTCCTTCGGCCTCGACTCGCTCGGCCTGCTCGGCATCGTCGGCGAGCTGGAGAACCGGTACGGCCTCTCGCTTCCCCCCGACTCGGAGCGCTGCAAGTCGCCCCGGGAGTTTCTGAACCTCGTCAACAGCACCCTCAAGGCTGGAGCCTGAAAGTGGCAGGACACACCGAGAACAGCATCACCGTCGACGCTCCCTTCGACCTCGTGTGGGAGATGACCAACGACCTCGAGAACTGGCCGGACCTGTTCAGCGAGTACGCGTCGGTCGAGGTGCTCTCCCGCGAGGGCGACACCACGACGTTCCGCCTGACCATGCACCCGGACGACAACGGGAAAGTGTGGAGCTGGGTCTCCGAGCGCACCCCCGACCGGGCCCGCCGGACCGTGCGCGCCCGCCGTGTCGAGACGGGTCCCTTCGCCCACATGGACATCCTGTGGGAGTACGAAAAGCTGCCGGGCGGCGTCCGGATGAACTGGACGCAGGACTTCGCGATGAAGCCCGACGCCCCGGTCGACGACGCCTGGATGACGGACAACATCAACCGCAACTCGCGTACGCAGCTGGCGCTCATCCGGGACCGGATCGAGCAGGCCGCCGGCGAGCGCAGGAGCACCGCGTCCGTCACCTCCCGCTGACCGCCGACCGATCCGGAAAGGACCGTCGATGCACCACGCACTCATCGTGGCCCGTATGGCGCCCGGTTCGGCGCCGCAGATCTCCGATGTGTTCGCCGCCTCCGACCGGGGTGAACTCCCCCACCTGATCGGGGTGAACAGGCGTCGGCTCTTCCAGTTCGGCGACGACCTGTACATGCACCTCATCGAATCCGAGCGGGACCCGGCGCCCGCCATCGCGAAGGTGGCCGGGCACCCCGAGTTCCGCGGCATCAGCGAACAGCTCGAGGCGTACGTCAGTCCGTACGACCCTCACACCTGGCGTGGTCCCAAGGACGCCATGGCGCAGTGCTTCTATCACTGGGAGCGCGGCGCCGGCTCCTGAGCGGACAGCCCGGAAGAACCCCGAGGCCGCCGGTCCCGTGTACGTCACGGAGCCGGCGGCCTCGGGGTCGGCCCGCACGGAACGCGTCGGCCGGACGGTGCGGGCCGGTGCGGATCAGCCGGGGACGGTGCACTCGAAGGCGTGCAGGCAGGCGTTGACCGGCCGGACCTCGCCGATGACCAGGCCCGCGTCGGCCGGCAGATCGGTCACGCTCTTCCGGGTGTGTGCGGCGCCGCCGACGTTGAGGAGCAGCAGGTCCATGGCCGTGGTGAACCGCATCGACGGGGTGTCGTCGACAGGTTCTCGATGACGACGACGCGTGCTCCGGGCCGCGCGACCGCGCGGATGTCGGCCAGGACCCGGCGGGTACTGTCGTCGTCCCACTCCAGGACGTTCTTGATGAGGTAGAGGCCCGCCCGTGCGGGGATGTCCCGGCGGCAGTTCCCGGCGAGGAGCCGGGCTCGGCCGGCCGGCGCGCCGCCCTCCCACCGCCGGGGGTCTGCGTTCTCCCCCACCCTTGGTAGGTCGAGCAGGGTGCCGTGGAGGTCCGGGTGCTTCTCCAGCAGCCCGGCCAGGACGTGGCCCTGGCCACCCACGATGTCCACGACGGAGGAGACGTCGTCCAGGTCGAGCAGTGCGGCGACGTCCCGTGCGGACTGCTCACTGGACGTTGTCATGGCCCGGACGTTGCCGCCCGAGCGGACCGTCTCGTCGAGCGGCGGCCAGACGTTCCAGGTCCACGGTTCGGTGCACCACAGGGCGATGTACCGCAGGCTGTGCGGTTCGTCCTCGCCCAGCAGCCGGGACATCCCGGTGTGCGCGAACGTCCTGCCGGGGTGCTCGATGAAGACTCCCTGGCACGACAACGCGCGCAGCAGCCGCCGCGGGGTGTGCGGCGGCTCTTCACCGCTTCGGCGAGGTCGTCCACGGTCATGGAGGTGTCGTCGAGTGCGTCCGCCACGCCCAGGCGTACGGCGGCACGCGCGGCGGCGGCGCAGGCCGCCCCGGAAACGATCTCCCGCAGCCGCATGGATGGTGGGGGAACCTGGTCGACGGTCGTCGTCCGTCGTTTCGCTTCTTCTGTTGTGCTGCCGGGGAAAGGGTGGGGCAGTGTGGCACGGCGGGGTGTTCAGCACAGGCCGGCGGGCTCGGAGAGCGTGCAGGTGTTGCCGCCGAACGTGTTGGTCGTGGCGGTGTCCCGGTTGGCCAGGTCGGCCGGGCTGTTGCCGGTGACCAGGTTGTCGCGGACGGTGTTGCGCTCGTTCGCGGAGCCCTCGAAGCTCTTGAACAGCACGATGCCGCCGGACAGCGGGGAGGTGCCCTTGTGGTTCTCGATCCGGTTCCCGGCCACGAGGGTGTCCTCGGCTCCGGTGAGGACGATGCCCGCGCCCTGCAGGAAGGGCAGCCGCGGTGTGGCGGCGCAGTGCTTGTTGTTGGCGCGGAGGTGATTGCGGGTCACCCGCAGGTGGCCCGCGACGGGCTTGGACTCGTCGCCCACCACGAACACGGCGGCACAGTTGCCGGTGGCCTCGTTGCGGTCGAGGGTCAGGTTCCGCAGCCGTCGCACGATGACACCGACGCGGTTGCCGAGCATGCGGTTGTGGCGGATCACCGTCCTGTGGGCGTCCCGGGCGCCTTCCTCGGTGTCGGTGGTGTCGGCCAGGAACAGTCCGGCGTCGCCGTTCTCCCTGGCCACGTTGTGGCTGAGCACGCTGCGCACCGAACGCTCCTCGGCGATGCCCCACTTGCCGTTCTTCTCGGCGGTCACGCCCCGCACCCGCAGCCGGTCGGTGCCGGTGGCCCACAGCCCGCTCCCGGTGAAGCCCCGCAGCGTCAACGAGCGTACGGTGACGTCCTTGAGGGGTGCCTCGTCCGTGCCGGTCACGCAGATGCCGTGCCCCGCCCCGGCGCAGGCGCCCCGGCCGGCGTCCGTGCCGGGCACCAGGACGGTGCGGTGGGCACCGGAGCCGCGCAGGGTGACGTCCGGTGTGGTGATGTCGACGCTCTCCCTGTAGGTGCCGGGCGAGAGGACGACGGTGTCCCCCGGCTTCGCGGCGTCCACGGCCTTCTGGATCGACGCGCCGGGCCGCACCCGGTGCACGGTGGGCTGGGCGGTCGACGGCGTGGCTGCCATGCCCGACGCCAGGACGACCACGCTGCAGGTGAGGTACGTGAGGTGTCGTTTGGTCATGTGCCGAAGCTAGAAGGGAGTGTGACGCCCCGCCACCGCTGATCCCCCAGGTGAGCAGCGGCAACTCGCCGCCCGGCGGCGGGCCTCGCGGGAACCTCCGGGCAACGTCGCGGGCGGCCTCTGCCGGGCGGTGGGCACCGGTCATCTCCGCTGCGCGGACAGCGTCGTGTAGTGGAACTCGATGCCGCACAGCAGCACGGTCTGGCCGGGCGAGCAGACGATCTCACGTTCCGGCCGGTCGGCGGTGCGGCAGCGCAGCCGGATGGGAGGCTGCTCGCGGAGCGGGCCGGGGACACTGCGGATCCTGACCGAGCCGTCGCCCTCGAGGAGCGGGGAGAGGTCCACGGTGACCTCGCCGCGTCCTTGCAGAGAGATCCGCACGGGCTCCCTGGTGTCGACTCCTTCGGCGGACAGCGTGCCCCGGACCGGGCGGTAGCGGCGCAGCAGCGCAATGCCCGCCGGGACGAGGACGAGCAGGAGGACGCCCAGCGCGGTGGCCCAGCGCACCGGGTCGACGGCGACCTGCGCCGTCCCCCGCACTGCCAGGGGCTCTCCGGCCGGGGCGGGGGCCAGCCGCGCCTGCCGGTCGACGAACCGCTCCGAGGCCCGCGCCACCGGGGTACTCACCCTGCCGTCGAGGGACAACTGCCAGGTCTCGGTGCGGGGGCCGCTGCCCCACCCCTTGCGCCGCGCGGTGGTGGAGCTGAGCGTGACGTCGATGTCCCGGCTCTCCCCCGGCCGGAGGTCGACCGAGCGGGGCAGTCCGCCGGTCGGTTCGACGCCCTCGGGAAGTCCTTCGATCCGCAGGCCGGTGACGCGTACGGGCAGCGCGTCGGTGGTGGCCGTCAGCCGCAGACGGAGGTCCGACCCGGCCGGCACCGGCCCGTTCTCGGACCCGTCCGGCCAGGAGACGGCCACGCCCTTGTCCTTGTCCCCGGTCACGGCCCGGGCGGCCTGGAGCAGACGGGTGTCGTCCTGAGCCGCCGTCATCGCCTCCCGGGTCCGGGATCCCGACGCGTCGAGCATGCGGTGGCTCGGGAACACCTTGGCCAGGACCTGTTCGACCTCGGCGCCGGGGGTCAGGGCGATGCCGTAGCCGGTCAGGGTGCGGTCGGCGGGCAGGCCCGAGGCCTGCTTGCGCAGGGCGGGCCAGCCGCTCGCGGTGAAGTCCCGGTACTTGACGTCGTCGGGCGCGTGCATCTGCGCGTCGGACAGCAGCAGCACGCCGCCGACGTCGGTGCCGGCCCGTTGCAGTCCGTCCAGTGCCTGCTCGAAGGCGCGCCCGAAGTTGGACGCGGAACCGTCGGGGGTGGCGGGCAGCGCCTCGTCGAGTTCCGCGAGCGCCTCGTCACGGGAGACCATGTCGCAGGTGCGCGCGCTCGTGCTGAAGGGGATCAGACAGACCAGGTCTTCGGGGTGCAGGGACTCGAGGAACGCGGGAAGCACCGAACGGACCTTGTCGTACGATCCGTTGTTCGCCATGGACTGTGAGGTGTCGACGACGATCGCGTAGCCGGCTCCACGGGTGCCCACCACCGAGTCCAGGAACCGCTCCAGGTCGCCGGAGTCCGCGGCACGGGCGGGAGCGAAGGGGCTCAGCGCGGGCACCAGGGTGAGGAAGGCGGCGGTCAGCACCACGGCGAGTACGTGCCGGGCCGGCCGGGAACGGTTGTTGCTCATCGGACGGTGCTCCCTCTGCTCCACTTCTTGGGCTTGCGCGGCGTTCCCGGGGCGAGGTTGACGTGGGCCCTCAGTCGTATCCACCACAGTTCCCGCACCCGCGCGCGGCGAGCGCGCAGATCCCGCTTCGCCTCCCGGAGTACGGGCCCCGCCCGCCATCCGCCGCCGCTGTGGCCGGAGGCCAGGCCGGCCATGATCAGGCGCCTGATTTCGTGGAGGATGTCCGCGGTGACATCGATGCCGCACCGGTGCTCGGTGAGCAGCGTGCGTTCCAGATGACCGAAGAGCGTGGCACGTTCCCCGTCCTGGGCCTTCTCCCACCAGCGGCCGGCCGCTTCGAGGGCCTCGTGGCTCTCGGCGGATTCCAGCTCGAGGGTGAAGGGCGCCCACATCGCCGCGAGGTCCCGGGAGGAGCCGATGTGTGCTGCGGCCCGGACGAACTCCTGCAGAGGCAGAGGGCCGGGCCCCTCGCTCCTCCGGCCGGCGCCGCCGCCGAGGACGGGTGGACGTCCGGGGCCCGCGTGAGGACCGGGGCCCGCGTGAGGACCGGAGCCCGTTCCGGTCGCGAGGCCTGTGCCGGGGTGCCGTTCCAGGCCGGCCTTCTGCACTGCCTGGCTCTCCTGCGCCTGACGGGCGGCACGCCGTCGGGCGTTGTAGACGGCTTCGCGCTCGGAGAGCCGCTGGGCATGGACGGCACGCTCCCGCTCCCAGGCCTCCTGCCGTCGTCGCCATTCCTCTTCCCGGGCGGCGACGCGCCGGCGCAGGTCCGCGGCGGCCACCTCGTGCGGCACCCGGAGGAGGGCCGTCAGGACGATGCCTCCCTCCCGGCCCCGGAATTCGTCGAGCACCAGTGCGGCGAGCTCGTCCACGAGCAGGTGCAGGAAAGGCTCCAGGTTCCTGTCCCGGAAGATCCGGTGCAGGCTCCGGGCGTAGGCGACGCACTCCGTCTCGCGCCACGGGGGCCCGACGGGAGGGAGACCCACCAGGCAGCTCAGGACGTCGGCCGGCGCCCTGCAGTGCTGCCACACGTCCGGGTCCGCGGTGAGCAGGTCCCTCAACGTACGCGCGTCCGGAGGGCCGAACGGGGCCGCCGGGTCCGCGTGGTCGGCGGAGACGGCCTGGCGCGGGGAGACCGGCGGACGCTCCGGAGTCCGCGGGTTCTCCGGGGTGCCCGGTGCCCCGGCCGAGGGCGGTTTCCGCGATCCGCCCCGGTTCCGTCCCGGGAGGGGAGACCTGAAGACGGCTCCGTCCTCGCCCGTTCGTCCGCCGTCCCCGGGCTCGAGCTCGGGCTCGGGTCCGGCGGCGACGGCACACAGCTGCGGCCACAGCCACCCGACGGCCTCCGCCGTCCAGTCGGGCCGCCGTGCGCGGACGGTGGCGGTGAGTACATGGACAGCGTCCTCGGCGGTGGGACGCGGCTCGGCCCGAGAGACCTGTCCCGCCTCGCGCCCCGACAGCACGGCCCAGGCCCGCAGCCAGGCGGGGGCCTGGTGCGCGGCCGGTGCGAGCGGGGTCAGCCAGTCCACGAGCCGCGCGGGGTCGGCCGATTCCCGCGCGAGCACTTCCAGGGTGAGCCGGCGCGCCCCCCACAGCGCGCGCACGGCGTCGGCCTGTCCGTCGGCCCGTCCGTCCGCCATCCTGTCCGGGCCCAGCAGGCACAGACAGTCGACCGCGTACCTCAGGCGCCGGCCGTCGGCCGGCTGTTCGGGGCCGGGCAGCAGCCGCAGTACCTCGGCCTCCTTCCGGCACTGTTCGACCAGCCTCCACAGTGCGTCCAGCCTGGCACGGCACGAGGCGCTGTCCGACGCGTGCGAGGCATCGCTCAGCACCACGTCGAGGAGAGCTTCCGCCATGAGCGCGGACACCCGCGGTCCGGTCCTCTCGTGCGTCCAGTGGCGGTGCAGCGCCTCGTGCAGCTCCCGGCCCCCGGGGTCGACCGCGTACGCGATCCCGCACTCGACGAGCCGCAGGAAGCCGTCGGAGTCCGTGTCCTCGCCGTCCGTCAGGCTGTTCAGCCCCTCGGCCACGACCCGGACGGACTGCTTCCCGGCCTCGACGGCCCTCACCGCCGCGTGGAACGGGTCCAGCCGGCCGAGGGCTCCGAGCAGCGCCCCGTGGTCGACCGGCGCGACGGGCGCGTCGAGTCCGCGCAGCCCGGTGGCGACCGCGTCGAGTCCCCTGGCCCCGATCAGCCGGGCGAGCTGACGCCGGTAGTCCTCCGGAGGACCGGCCGGAACCTGCGGGAGGGCGCCGAGGCGGACGCATCGGGCGGACGGCGTGTGCTCGGGTCCGAAAGCCAGCTGGGTGGGCGGTCTGTCACCCCCGTCGACGCAGCTGCCCACGCGCAGCCCGCTGCGCACCCCGTACGGCAGGAGGCCCACGACTGCGTCGAACACGGCGAGCCGGGCCCGCGCGTCGAGCCGGCCTCCCCCGGTGACGACGACGGGGCTGCCGCACAGCAGCAGCGCGGCCACGGACACGGCCCAGTCCACGGCGGCCGCTCGCCGCTGCCCGGTCCCGGCGGCGGTGCCGGGCACGTGGCCGGCGATGGTGTCCAGGCCTTCCGCCAGTCCCTCACCGGCCGGTGGGGGCACCTCCAGTACGACGCTCCCGCCGTGCTCCGGGGGGAGCGGTACGGGGGCGACGGCGTCCCACAGGTTGGTGTATTCCACCCTCCGGCGCACCAGTTCGGCGGAGTCGATCAGCAGGTAGCGGGTCGGGGTGACGGCCCGGTTCGCACCGTCGCGCAAGGTGGAGGTCTCCATCACGGAGATGCCGGTCCACAGTTGGTCGGTGAAGGGCATACCCACTACGGAGATCCAGGGCAGCCGGTCCCGTACGGCCGCCGCGGAGGGCGGATTGCCCAGGCTCGCCGCGATGATGTACTCGGAGAACGTCGCGCGGCGGGGCGCGCCTCCGGTGCAGTGCATCACGTCGTACTCGGCCAGCGAGTCCGCTTTCTTGCCGTACCAGGCCCACAGTGCCTCCACGGTGAACGCGTCGTTCACGGCCGGCCTCCGTTCCGCATGCCGAGCAGCAGGGCCACCAGCGGTTCCATGACGTTGTACGGGCTGAGCGGGCCCACGATGCGCTCCTCCCCGTCGACGAAGTTGACGTTCCCGAAGCGCCGCAGGTCGACGGAACCACCGGGCAGGGTGCCGAACCCGATCGCCGAGGAGGTGAAGAAGTGGAGGCGCGAGGGATGGAAGTGGGCGCGCAGCGTCTGCCCCACCAGGCGCATGGTGCTGCCGTGCAGGTCGTCCGCGAGCCAGTCGAAGAAGCCGGCGGGGTCGGACACCACGGGCACTCCGTTCGGTCCGAGGTCGGTCCAGCCGCCGCGCCGGGCCCGGTGGAAGATCTCCGGGTCGTCGAACTTGGTGAGGCAGACGGCGAGGTGGTGCGGGAGATAGGGGCCGTCCAGCCGGTTCTCCTGCATGCAGAGACGGGTGATCCGGGTCAGGGCGCCGTTGAGGAAGGCGAACGAGTCTCTGTCCTTCGCCTCGCGCACCGGGTCGAAGAGATAGACGAGTCCCTGGGCCCTGGCCAGGTGATCGATGCTCCGGACGGCGAGGCCGTCGCTCCTGAGGTCCTGGTAGGCGCCGCCGGGTACATCGAGCACGCTCAGCTCGAACTCCAGCCGGTTCGAGGGCCGTTTGCGCCACAGGCGTCGCCTGCCGAAGGCCGTGCCGCTGAGGTCCCCGCGAAAACGCCAGGCGTACGAGCGCACGACCTGGGTGGCCCCGGGGAAGACCTTGTCGATCGCCAGCTCGCGTGCCGTCTCCACCAGGAATTTCTCCGACACGTCGTCGGACGGCACCACCTGCCACCGGCCGTACGGACCGGACGGGTCGAGCGCGGCGAGCCGCAGTGCGCCCAGGAACGTGGTCTTGCCCGAGGACGGGCCGCCCCAGACGCCGATCCGTGTCTCCGCCTCCCCCGCCTGCTGTCCCGGGGTGAACTCGACCGGAGCGGCGTACACCGGCTCGCTGCCGGTGTACCCGGCCTCCTCGTCCACCGCGTCGCGCTCGTAGGTCTTGCTCATCATGTCCGACGGTGGGAACCGGGGCTCGTCCGGCTTGTTCTCAGTCATGGTGCTCACTGTCCTTCTGGCTGGGTGGTACCGCCGCCCACGGGTCGACGCGCGTGCCATGGCCGCGGGCGGT
Coding sequences within it:
- a CDS encoding SchA/CurD-like domain-containing protein, whose product is MTTTERTTGPTAGRIAHSAFDGSRLRVILLLDLYDGAQEQFLEAYEHMSSKVASIPGHIQDQLCQSIENPSQWLITSEWESALPFLAWVNSEEHIEIVRPMHSCVRDTRSMRYSVLRETEPRPGAKKRSGLQAQVRVGDGVARHALTFTVKPGSESKVAEHLAGYTSPKAQLEADTRLRRTSVFMHGNRVVRCMEVEGDLAAALRHVAGQPEIRAIETAIDPHLEQERDLSDPGSARVFFTRAALPSVHHVRADGPEPAGLRRHALYYPAVEGQGMELARFLSHQDEAAVGDPDSRIFMSTVFQRDDIVVRMVDVTGAFDVDPEWALGVKGPGKAAELERLLDGAAVGVDAPLNSERNLNRLLSHADMLLVTDRSAVDS
- a CDS encoding cupin domain-containing protein, with amino-acid sequence MSQQHPRIVDLSETEPNRRRGGDLRTLLTPATVGSTSGFMGLAVIQPGERIGEHYHPYSEEFVYVVSGALEVDLDGEPFALRAEQGLMIPIDMRHRFRNVSDAEARMVFHLGPLAPHPSLGHVDTEENAGSEAGPQLTVGGPVASGTGQGRPAGRSEAIK
- a CDS encoding beta-ketoacyl-[acyl-carrier-protein] synthase family protein; this encodes MTRRVAVTGIGVVAPGGTGATAFWDLLSAGRTATRGITLFDPSGLRSRIAAECDFDPFDHGLDPDLCQHADRYIQFAAVAADEAVHDSGLDPGGEDGWRTAVSLGSAVGGTTRLEHDYVRVSEHGSRWDVDHRAADPKLHLAFQPSTLAAVVAERFGARGPVQTVSTGCTSGLDAVGYGFHTIAEGRADVCIAGASDSPISPITMACFDAIKATSPNNDDPEHASRPFDAHRDGFVMGEGAAVLVLEEYEHARARGARIHCEIGGYATFGNAYHMTGLTTEGLEMARAIDSTLDQARLDPTLIDYVNAHGSGTRQNDRHETAAVKRSLGAHAYDTPMSSIKSMVGHSLGAIGAIEVVACVLALKHQAVPPTANYETPDPECDLDYVPRTARPRKLRNVLSVGSGFGGFQSAVLLTGPGGRTP
- a CDS encoding ketosynthase chain-length factor; its protein translation is MSTQRLRRAAITGIGVIAPNGQRTDAYWKSVSEGIGVLDRITREGCGHLPLRVAGEVRSFDAAALIEDRFLVQTDRFSHFAMAAAALALDDAGLGSGEPADPFSIGVVTAAGSGGGEFGQRELQKLWGQGPRFVGPYQSIAWFYAASTGQISIRSGFKGPCGVVASDEAGGLDCLAHAAGAVRRGTDTMIVGAAEAPLAPYSMVCQLGYPEISTVEDPDLAYRPFTSKACGFVPAEGGALLVVEDEDRARERGVPVRATLAGHAATFTGASRWEESREGLARAIRGALDEAGAAPEDIDVVFADAMGVPEADRAEALAIADALGAHGGRVPVTAPKTGFGRAHCAAPVLDTVAAVLAMEHGQVPPTPNVFDICHDLDLVMSRARPAELRTALVLSRGLMGSNAALVVRRGGESAR
- a CDS encoding acyl carrier protein, which codes for MITTEVTVDELAVLMKKAAGITVDPQELKQSAESPFDSFGLDSLGLLGIVGELENRYGLSLPPDSERCKSPREFLNLVNSTLKAGA
- a CDS encoding SRPBCC family protein encodes the protein MAGHTENSITVDAPFDLVWEMTNDLENWPDLFSEYASVEVLSREGDTTTFRLTMHPDDNGKVWSWVSERTPDRARRTVRARRVETGPFAHMDILWEYEKLPGGVRMNWTQDFAMKPDAPVDDAWMTDNINRNSRTQLALIRDRIEQAAGERRSTASVTSR
- a CDS encoding TcmI family type II polyketide cyclase, whose translation is MHHALIVARMAPGSAPQISDVFAASDRGELPHLIGVNRRRLFQFGDDLYMHLIESERDPAPAIAKVAGHPEFRGISEQLEAYVSPYDPHTWRGPKDAMAQCFYHWERGAGS
- a CDS encoding right-handed parallel beta-helix repeat-containing protein, producing the protein MTKRHLTYLTCSVVVLASGMAATPSTAQPTVHRVRPGASIQKAVDAAKPGDTVVLSPGTYRESVDITTPDVTLRGSGAHRTVLVPGTDAGRGACAGAGHGICVTGTDEAPLKDVTVRSLTLRGFTGSGLWATGTDRLRVRGVTAEKNGKWGIAEERSVRSVLSHNVARENGDAGLFLADTTDTEEGARDAHRTVIRHNRMLGNRVGVIVRRLRNLTLDRNEATGNCAAVFVVGDESKPVAGHLRVTRNHLRANNKHCAATPRLPFLQGAGIVLTGAEDTLVAGNRIENHKGTSPLSGGIVLFKSFEGSANERNTVRDNLVTGNSPADLANRDTATTNTFGGNTCTLSEPAGLC
- a CDS encoding vWA domain-containing protein, giving the protein MSNNRSRPARHVLAVVLTAAFLTLVPALSPFAPARAADSGDLERFLDSVVGTRGAGYAIVVDTSQSMANNGSYDKVRSVLPAFLESLHPEDLVCLIPFSTSARTCDMVSRDEALAELDEALPATPDGSASNFGRAFEQALDGLQRAGTDVGGVLLLSDAQMHAPDDVKYRDFTASGWPALRKQASGLPADRTLTGYGIALTPGAEVEQVLAKVFPSHRMLDASGSRTREAMTAAQDDTRLLQAARAVTGDKDKGVAVSWPDGSENGPVPAGSDLRLRLTATTDALPVRVTGLRIEGLPEGVEPTGGLPRSVDLRPGESRDIDVTLSSTTARRKGWGSGPRTETWQLSLDGRVSTPVARASERFVDRQARLAPAPAGEPLAVRGTAQVAVDPVRWATALGVLLLVLVPAGIALLRRYRPVRGTLSAEGVDTREPVRISLQGRGEVTVDLSPLLEGDGSVRIRSVPGPLREQPPIRLRCRTADRPEREIVCSPGQTVLLCGIEFHYTTLSAQRR